A portion of the Streptomyces coeruleoprunus genome contains these proteins:
- a CDS encoding amino acid permease codes for MSDRPLSAATAESVAGTPAAQGSAHIDAGDAGYSKDLKSRHINMIAIGGAIGTGLFLGAGGRLAGAGPSLAIAYAVCGVFAFFVVRALGELVLYRPSSGAFVSYAREFMGEKGAYTAGWLYFLNWSTTAVADITAAATYAHFWAMFSDIPQWILALIALAVVLAANLISVKYFGEMEFWFAIVKVAALVIFMCVGIYLVATSHDVGGHTPGLHTVMDNGGIFPLGMLPMLLVVQGVVFAYASVELCGVAAGETENPEKIMPKAINSIMWRVGLFYVGSVVLLALLLPYTAYSGDQSPFVTVFDKLGIPGTAGVMNLVVLTAALSSLNSGLYSTGRILRSMAMAGSAPKFTARMNKGQVPYGGILLTAAFGVLGVGLNYVMPGEAFELVLNFASIGILGTWGMIMICSLLFWWRAKEGKVTRPSYQLPWAPFTQILTLVFLASVLVLMWIGGGVGRTTVACVPVIAALLVGGWFLVRKRVAALSAGHQDA; via the coding sequence ATGAGCGACCGCCCGCTGTCCGCGGCCACGGCCGAGAGCGTTGCCGGTACCCCGGCCGCCCAGGGTTCCGCCCACATCGACGCCGGTGACGCCGGATACAGCAAGGACCTCAAGTCCCGCCACATCAACATGATCGCGATCGGTGGCGCGATCGGTACGGGACTCTTCCTCGGTGCGGGCGGCCGCCTCGCGGGCGCCGGCCCCTCCCTCGCCATCGCCTACGCCGTCTGCGGCGTCTTCGCCTTCTTCGTGGTCCGCGCGCTCGGCGAGCTGGTCCTCTACCGCCCGTCCTCCGGCGCCTTCGTCAGCTACGCCCGTGAGTTCATGGGTGAGAAGGGCGCCTACACCGCCGGCTGGCTGTACTTCCTGAACTGGTCGACCACCGCCGTCGCCGACATCACCGCGGCCGCCACCTACGCCCACTTCTGGGCCATGTTCAGCGACATCCCGCAGTGGATCCTCGCGCTGATCGCCCTGGCCGTGGTGCTCGCCGCCAACCTCATCTCGGTGAAGTACTTCGGCGAGATGGAGTTCTGGTTCGCCATCGTCAAGGTCGCCGCCCTGGTGATCTTCATGTGCGTCGGCATCTACCTGGTGGCCACCTCGCACGACGTCGGCGGTCACACCCCGGGCCTGCACACCGTCATGGACAACGGCGGCATCTTCCCGCTCGGCATGCTGCCCATGCTCCTGGTCGTCCAGGGCGTCGTCTTCGCCTACGCCTCCGTCGAGCTGTGCGGCGTCGCCGCCGGTGAGACCGAGAACCCCGAGAAGATCATGCCGAAGGCGATCAACTCGATCATGTGGCGCGTGGGCCTCTTCTACGTCGGCTCCGTCGTCCTGCTGGCGCTGCTCCTGCCGTACACCGCCTACTCCGGCGACCAGAGCCCCTTCGTGACGGTCTTCGACAAGCTCGGCATCCCCGGCACCGCCGGTGTGATGAACCTGGTCGTGCTCACCGCGGCGCTGTCCAGCCTGAACTCCGGCCTGTACTCCACCGGGCGCATCCTGCGCTCCATGGCGATGGCCGGCTCGGCCCCCAAGTTCACCGCCCGCATGAACAAGGGCCAGGTGCCCTACGGCGGCATCCTGCTCACCGCCGCCTTCGGCGTCCTGGGCGTCGGCCTCAACTACGTGATGCCCGGCGAGGCCTTCGAGCTGGTGCTCAACTTCGCCTCCATCGGCATCCTCGGCACCTGGGGCATGATCATGATCTGCTCGCTGCTGTTCTGGTGGCGGGCCAAGGAGGGCAAGGTCACGCGGCCGTCCTACCAGCTGCCGTGGGCGCCCTTCACGCAGATCCTCACGCTGGTGTTCCTCGCCTCGGTGCTGGTCCTGATGTGGATCGGCGGCGGCGTCGGCCGTACGACCGTCGCCTGCGTGCCGGTCATCGCCGCCCTGCTGGTCGGCGGCTGGTTCCTGGTCCGCAAGCGCGTCGCCGCGCTGTCGGCCGGCCACCAGGACGCCTGA
- a CDS encoding RluA family pseudouridine synthase has product MGRRRVKTPGAPLAQRDGVDAVRLRLPADPGGAWATVRDHLAERYAGAIGVDRVDAMLAEGGFVGADGRPVAGGEPYAAGRYLWFHREFPPEEPVPFEVGIVHRDERIVVADKPHFLATTPRGRHVTETALARLRRELGLPLLQPAHRLDRLTAGLALFVVRPEDRGAYQTLFRDRRVHKEYEAVAPYDPGLALPVTVRSRIVKERGVVAAYEVPGGEPNSESRIELLERRGGLARYRLVPHTGRTHQLRVHMNGLGVPILNDPVYPVVREDGPEDYARPLQLLARALEFPDPATGEPRRFESRLRLDGLDG; this is encoded by the coding sequence GTGGGACGACGTCGAGTGAAGACGCCCGGGGCGCCGTTGGCGCAGCGGGACGGGGTGGACGCGGTGCGGCTGCGGCTGCCCGCCGATCCGGGCGGGGCGTGGGCGACCGTGCGGGACCACCTCGCCGAGCGGTACGCGGGGGCCATCGGGGTCGACCGGGTCGACGCGATGCTCGCCGAGGGCGGGTTCGTCGGCGCGGACGGGCGGCCGGTCGCGGGGGGCGAGCCGTACGCCGCCGGGCGGTACCTGTGGTTCCACCGGGAGTTCCCGCCGGAGGAGCCGGTGCCGTTCGAGGTGGGGATCGTCCACCGGGACGAGCGGATCGTGGTCGCGGACAAGCCGCACTTCCTGGCGACGACGCCGCGCGGGCGCCATGTGACCGAGACGGCGCTGGCGCGGCTGCGGCGCGAGCTGGGGCTGCCGCTGCTGCAGCCCGCGCACCGGCTGGACCGGCTGACGGCGGGCCTGGCGCTGTTCGTCGTGCGGCCGGAGGACCGGGGGGCGTACCAGACGCTGTTCCGCGACCGGCGGGTGCACAAGGAGTACGAGGCGGTGGCGCCGTACGACCCGGGGCTGGCCCTGCCGGTGACCGTGCGCAGCCGGATCGTGAAGGAGCGCGGCGTCGTGGCCGCGTACGAGGTGCCCGGCGGCGAGCCGAACAGCGAGAGCCGGATCGAGCTGCTGGAGCGGCGGGGCGGCCTCGCCCGCTACCGGCTGGTCCCGCACACCGGCCGCACCCATCAGCTGCGGGTCCACATGAACGGCCTCGGCGTGCCGATCCTGAACGACCCGGTGTACCCGGTCGTCCGGGAGGACGGCCCCGAGGACTACGCGCGGCCGCTCCAGCTGCTGGCGCGGGCGCTGGAGTTCCCCGACCCGGCGACCGGGGAGCCGCGGCGGTTCGAGAGCCGGCTGCGGCTGGACGGCCTGGACGGCTGA
- the yicI gene encoding alpha-xylosidase encodes MKFTDGFWLMRDGVRASYATEVRDLHVSDDHFTAYAAVRRVEHRGHTLNSPLLTVECFSPAEGVIGIRTTHHAGKADRGPYFALPGAGTGGGGFARTRRDGSVTELTSGPLSVRLDRDGPWGLTFLDADRRRLTAVESKGTAFVVDAEGAHHMVAQLALGIGENVYGLGERFTPYVKNGQTVDIWQADGGTSSEQAYKNVPFHLSSRGYGVFVNHPGRVSYEIGSESVGQVQFSVEDQSLEFYVVAGPTPKEVLARYTALTGRPALPPAWSFGLWLTTSFCTSYDEETVTSFVDGMAERNIPLSVFHFDCFWMRGYQWSDFQWDPETFPDPEGMLARLKERGLRISMWINPYIAQKSTLFAEGAALGHLVKRPDGDIWQWDLWQAGMALVDFTSPEARAWFQAKLKVLLDQGVDCFKTDFGERVPTDVVWHDGSDPERMHNYYTQLYNQCVFELLEKERGHGEAVLFARSATAGGQRFPVHWGGDCFASFEAMAESLRGGLSLSLSGFGFWSHDIGGFEGTPDPEVFKRWLAFGLLSSHSRLHGNMSYRVPWEFGEEAVEVARQFTELKHRLMPYLYGAAVEAHRTGVPLMRPMLLEFPDDPGCRALDRQYMLGPDLLVAPVFSADGDVEFYVPAGTWTHLLTGETVTGPVWRRETHGFDSLPLYVRPGAVLPLGADDQRPDGDWLEGLTLLVQPDADGAVVTVPDHSGAVAATFTVVRDGGAVRVVASGTDRAFRVRVVGAGSGRGVGEVVVPLR; translated from the coding sequence ATGAAGTTCACCGACGGCTTCTGGCTGATGCGTGACGGCGTGCGCGCCTCGTACGCCACCGAAGTGCGCGATCTGCACGTCAGCGACGACCACTTCACCGCGTACGCCGCGGTCAGGCGGGTCGAGCACCGGGGGCACACGCTCAACTCGCCGCTGCTCACCGTGGAGTGCTTCTCCCCCGCCGAGGGCGTGATCGGCATCCGCACCACGCACCACGCCGGGAAGGCGGACCGGGGCCCGTACTTCGCGCTGCCCGGCGCCGGCACGGGCGGCGGCGGCTTCGCCAGGACCCGGCGGGACGGCTCGGTGACCGAGCTGACCAGCGGGCCGCTGAGCGTACGGCTCGACCGGGACGGGCCGTGGGGGCTGACGTTCCTGGACGCGGACAGGCGGCGGCTGACCGCGGTGGAGTCGAAGGGCACGGCGTTCGTCGTGGACGCCGAGGGGGCGCACCACATGGTGGCCCAGCTGGCGCTGGGCATCGGCGAGAACGTCTACGGGCTGGGCGAGCGGTTCACGCCGTACGTGAAGAACGGCCAGACCGTGGACATCTGGCAGGCGGACGGCGGCACGAGCAGCGAGCAGGCGTACAAGAACGTCCCGTTCCACCTGTCGTCGCGGGGCTACGGCGTCTTCGTCAACCACCCGGGCCGGGTGTCGTACGAGATCGGCTCGGAGTCGGTCGGGCAGGTGCAGTTCAGCGTCGAGGACCAGTCGCTGGAGTTCTACGTGGTGGCCGGGCCGACGCCCAAGGAGGTGCTGGCCCGGTACACGGCGCTGACGGGGCGGCCCGCGCTGCCGCCGGCGTGGTCGTTCGGGCTGTGGCTGACGACGTCGTTCTGCACCTCGTACGACGAGGAGACCGTCACGTCGTTCGTGGACGGCATGGCGGAGCGGAACATCCCGCTGTCGGTGTTCCACTTCGACTGCTTCTGGATGCGCGGGTACCAGTGGTCGGACTTCCAGTGGGACCCGGAGACCTTCCCCGACCCGGAGGGCATGCTGGCCCGGCTCAAGGAGCGCGGGCTGCGGATCAGCATGTGGATCAACCCGTACATCGCGCAGAAGTCGACGCTGTTCGCGGAGGGTGCGGCCCTGGGCCATCTGGTGAAGCGGCCGGACGGCGACATCTGGCAGTGGGACCTGTGGCAGGCCGGGATGGCGCTGGTGGACTTCACCAGCCCGGAGGCGCGGGCGTGGTTCCAGGCGAAGCTGAAGGTGCTGCTGGACCAGGGCGTCGACTGCTTCAAGACCGACTTCGGCGAGCGCGTGCCGACCGATGTGGTGTGGCACGACGGCTCCGACCCGGAGCGGATGCACAACTACTACACGCAGTTGTACAACCAGTGCGTCTTCGAGCTGCTGGAGAAGGAGCGGGGGCACGGCGAGGCGGTGCTGTTCGCGCGGTCGGCGACCGCGGGCGGGCAGCGGTTCCCGGTGCACTGGGGCGGTGACTGCTTCGCGTCGTTCGAGGCGATGGCCGAGTCGCTGCGGGGCGGCCTGTCGCTGAGCCTGTCGGGGTTCGGGTTCTGGAGCCATGACATCGGCGGGTTCGAGGGGACGCCCGACCCGGAGGTGTTCAAGCGGTGGCTGGCCTTCGGGCTGCTGTCGTCGCACAGCCGGCTGCACGGGAACATGTCGTACCGCGTGCCGTGGGAGTTCGGCGAGGAGGCGGTGGAGGTCGCCCGGCAGTTCACCGAGCTGAAGCACCGGCTGATGCCCTACCTGTACGGCGCGGCCGTGGAGGCGCACCGGACCGGTGTGCCGCTGATGCGGCCGATGCTGCTGGAGTTCCCGGACGACCCCGGGTGCCGGGCGCTGGACCGGCAGTACATGCTCGGGCCCGACCTGCTGGTCGCGCCGGTCTTCTCGGCGGACGGGGACGTCGAGTTCTACGTCCCGGCGGGGACCTGGACACATCTGCTGACCGGGGAGACCGTGACCGGGCCCGTGTGGCGGCGCGAGACGCACGGCTTCGACAGCCTGCCGCTGTACGTGCGGCCCGGCGCGGTGCTGCCGCTGGGCGCGGACGACCAGCGGCCGGACGGCGACTGGCTGGAGGGGCTGACGCTGCTGGTCCAGCCGGACGCGGACGGGGCGGTCGTGACGGTGCCGGATCATTCGGGCGCGGTGGCGGCGACGTTCACGGTGGTGCGGGACGGGGGCGCTGTGCGCGTGGTCGCGAGCGGGACGGACCGGGCGTTCCGGGTGCGGGTCGTGGGGGCCGGGTCGGGGCGGGGGGTGGGGGAGGTCGTGGTGCCACTCCGGTGA
- the xylB gene encoding xylulokinase: MDPVVIGVDSSTQSTKAAVVDAASGRLLAVGRAPHTVTGLGGARESDPEQWWTALAEAVAAGLKEAGAEPAAVGGLAVAGQQHGLVVLDAVGRPLRPALLWNDTRSAPQAAALTAALGARGWLERTGSVPVASMTAAKWRWLREHEPRTAEAAVAVRLPHDFLTERLTGTAVTDPGDASGTCWYDTAAGAYDSGLLDLIGLDAALLPDLAPTGAARAGTLTAPAAEALGLPAGIPVAAGTGDNMAAAVGLGLGARGLLDHPVLSLGTSGTVFAATRTRPATAALAGFAATDTPGTYLPLGCTLNCTLAVDKVAALLGLDRDDAAPGGETVLLPYLDGERTPDLPGASGLLTGLRHSTTPQQLLGAAYEGAVFTLLRALDELPGADGSAPIRLIGGGARGRTWVETVRRLSGRAVVLPRSTELVALGAAALAAGAAAGDDPVGIATAWGTGDGETLPPAHQDHAAAARIASVLDRAAPALLTTQGHR; the protein is encoded by the coding sequence ATGGACCCCGTTGTGATCGGCGTGGACAGCTCCACGCAGTCCACCAAGGCGGCCGTCGTGGACGCCGCATCAGGCCGCCTACTGGCCGTGGGCCGTGCCCCGCACACCGTCACGGGGCTCGGCGGAGCCCGCGAGAGCGACCCGGAGCAGTGGTGGACGGCCCTCGCGGAGGCCGTCGCCGCAGGGCTGAAGGAGGCCGGGGCCGAGCCGGCCGCGGTCGGCGGCCTCGCGGTCGCCGGCCAGCAGCACGGGCTGGTCGTCCTCGACGCCGTCGGGCGCCCGCTGCGCCCCGCCCTCCTGTGGAACGACACGCGCAGCGCGCCCCAGGCCGCCGCCCTCACCGCCGCGCTCGGCGCCCGGGGCTGGCTGGAGCGCACGGGCTCCGTCCCGGTGGCGTCCATGACCGCCGCCAAGTGGCGGTGGCTGCGCGAGCACGAGCCGCGCACCGCCGAGGCCGCCGTCGCCGTGCGCCTCCCCCACGACTTCCTGACCGAGCGGCTGACCGGCACCGCGGTCACCGACCCCGGTGACGCCTCCGGCACGTGCTGGTACGACACGGCCGCCGGCGCCTACGACTCCGGGCTCCTCGACCTGATCGGGCTCGACGCCGCGCTGCTCCCGGACCTGGCGCCGACGGGCGCCGCCCGGGCCGGCACCCTGACCGCGCCGGCCGCCGAGGCGCTGGGGCTGCCCGCCGGGATCCCCGTCGCGGCCGGGACCGGCGACAACATGGCGGCCGCCGTGGGGCTCGGCCTGGGCGCGCGGGGCCTGCTCGACCACCCGGTCCTCTCGCTCGGCACGTCCGGCACCGTGTTCGCGGCCACCCGCACCCGCCCGGCGACGGCCGCGCTCGCCGGGTTCGCCGCCACCGACACCCCCGGCACGTACCTGCCGCTGGGCTGCACGCTGAACTGCACGCTCGCGGTGGACAAGGTGGCCGCGCTGCTGGGCCTCGACCGCGACGACGCCGCGCCCGGCGGGGAGACCGTCCTCCTGCCGTACCTCGACGGGGAGCGCACCCCGGACCTGCCGGGCGCCTCCGGGCTGCTGACCGGGCTGCGGCACTCCACCACCCCGCAGCAGCTGCTCGGCGCCGCCTACGAGGGGGCGGTGTTCACCCTGCTGCGCGCCCTGGACGAGCTGCCGGGCGCCGACGGCTCCGCGCCGATCCGGCTGATCGGGGGCGGCGCCCGCGGCCGCACCTGGGTGGAGACCGTGCGCCGGCTGTCGGGGCGGGCCGTCGTCCTGCCCCGCTCCACGGAACTCGTCGCCCTCGGTGCCGCCGCGCTGGCGGCGGGCGCCGCCGCGGGGGACGATCCCGTGGGCATCGCGACCGCCTGGGGCACGGGTGACGGCGAGACGCTGCCGCCGGCCCACCAGGACCATGCCGCGGCGGCACGGATCGCGTCCGTGCTCGACCGTGCCGCTCCCGCTCTCCTCACCACACAGGGACATCGATGA
- the xylA gene encoding xylose isomerase, producing the protein MPERFTPTPDDKFTFGLWTVGWQGADPFGTATRPALDPVESVERLAALGAHGVTFHDDDLIPFGSSDAEREAAVKRFRDALDRTGMKVPMATTNLFTHPVFKDGAFTANDRDVRRYALRKTLRNIDLAVELGAGIYVAWGGREGAESGAAKDVRVALDRMKEAFDLLGQYVTEQGYDLRFAIEPKPNEPRGDILLPTIGHALAFIERLERPELVGVNPETGHEQMAGLNFPHGIAQALWAGKLFHIDLNGQSGIKYDQDFRFGAGDLRQAFWLVDLLESAGYEGPRHFDFKPVRTDGSDGVWESAKNCMRNYLVLKERAAAFRADPEVQEALAASRLPDLARPTAEDGLAALLADETAYETFDVTAAAARSMAFERLDQLALDHLLAVR; encoded by the coding sequence ATGCCGGAGCGCTTCACCCCCACCCCCGATGACAAGTTCACCTTCGGCCTGTGGACCGTGGGCTGGCAGGGCGCCGACCCGTTCGGCACCGCCACCCGCCCCGCCCTCGACCCGGTCGAATCGGTCGAACGCCTCGCCGCCCTCGGCGCGCACGGTGTGACCTTCCACGACGACGACCTCATCCCCTTCGGCTCCTCCGACGCCGAGCGCGAGGCCGCCGTCAAGCGCTTCCGCGACGCCCTGGACCGCACCGGCATGAAGGTGCCGATGGCCACCACCAACCTCTTCACGCACCCCGTCTTCAAGGACGGCGCCTTCACCGCCAACGACCGCGACGTCCGCCGCTACGCCCTGCGCAAGACCCTCCGCAACATCGACCTCGCCGTCGAACTCGGCGCCGGCATCTACGTCGCCTGGGGCGGCCGAGAGGGCGCCGAGTCCGGCGCCGCCAAGGACGTCCGCGTCGCCCTCGACCGCATGAAGGAGGCGTTCGACCTCCTCGGCCAGTACGTCACCGAGCAGGGCTACGACCTGCGCTTCGCCATCGAGCCCAAGCCCAACGAGCCGCGCGGCGACATCCTCCTGCCCACCATCGGCCACGCGCTCGCCTTCATCGAGCGCCTGGAGCGCCCCGAACTCGTCGGCGTGAACCCCGAGACGGGCCACGAGCAGATGGCCGGCCTCAACTTCCCGCACGGCATCGCCCAGGCCCTGTGGGCCGGCAAGCTCTTCCACATCGACCTCAACGGCCAGTCCGGCATCAAGTACGACCAGGACTTCCGCTTCGGCGCCGGCGACCTGCGCCAGGCGTTCTGGCTCGTCGACCTGCTGGAGAGCGCCGGCTACGAGGGCCCGCGCCACTTCGACTTCAAGCCGGTCCGCACCGACGGCTCCGACGGCGTGTGGGAGTCCGCGAAGAACTGCATGCGCAACTACCTCGTCCTCAAGGAGCGCGCCGCCGCCTTCCGCGCCGACCCGGAGGTCCAGGAGGCCCTGGCGGCCTCACGCCTCCCCGACCTGGCCCGCCCCACGGCCGAGGACGGCCTCGCCGCCCTCCTCGCCGACGAGACGGCGTACGAGACCTTCGACGTCACCGCCGCGGCGGCCCGCTCGATGGCCTTCGAACGCCTCGACCAGCTGGCCCTCGACCACCTGCTCGCCGTCCGCTAG
- a CDS encoding ROK family protein, protein MKNTLDPLEPKADKATVRRHNLSLVLRAVHDEGEATRAAVAARVGLTRAAVSSLVEQLLGGGFLTESGKTFSGQAGRPGTALRVARTGPAGLGVEINIDYVSVCVVDLAGTDRVRLTEHLDNRDVPPGEVLARAARIAARTLESAAEQELRPAGVRLALPGLVSGGTVRQAPNLGWNRVAAEELFGRALGAVRPGPGDLPVGSDNEANAAALAELWFGEGDGARARSFLYLSGEIGVGGAIVVDGELLRGAHGFAGEIGHVVADAEGPECRCGSRGCLEQYAGQAALLRGAGVDEQGGLPGVAELERRAAAGDARAVAALERAGRMLGLVLSGAVNLLDPDAVVLGGIYRPLMPWLGAAVDRELALRVVSGLWVAGGGRLRASSSSGDAARGAAALVVRDVIADPAGYAERVGTP, encoded by the coding sequence ATGAAGAACACTCTGGATCCGCTGGAGCCCAAGGCCGACAAGGCCACCGTGCGGCGGCACAACCTGAGTCTGGTACTGCGGGCCGTGCACGACGAGGGCGAGGCGACCCGGGCGGCGGTGGCGGCCCGGGTGGGGCTGACGCGCGCGGCGGTGTCGTCGCTGGTCGAGCAGTTGCTCGGGGGCGGGTTCCTCACCGAGTCGGGCAAGACGTTCAGCGGGCAGGCCGGGCGGCCCGGGACGGCGCTGCGGGTGGCGAGGACCGGGCCCGCCGGGCTGGGCGTCGAGATCAACATCGATTACGTGTCGGTGTGCGTCGTCGATCTGGCCGGGACCGACCGGGTGCGGCTGACCGAGCACCTGGACAACCGGGACGTACCGCCCGGTGAGGTGCTGGCCCGGGCGGCGCGGATCGCGGCGCGGACCCTGGAGTCGGCCGCCGAGCAGGAGCTGCGCCCCGCGGGGGTGCGGCTGGCGCTCCCCGGCCTCGTGTCCGGCGGGACCGTGCGCCAGGCGCCGAACCTGGGCTGGAACCGGGTGGCGGCGGAGGAGCTGTTCGGGCGGGCCCTCGGGGCGGTGCGGCCGGGGCCGGGGGACCTTCCGGTCGGCTCGGACAACGAGGCGAACGCGGCCGCGCTGGCCGAGCTGTGGTTCGGCGAGGGGGACGGGGCGCGGGCGCGCAGTTTCCTGTACCTGTCGGGCGAGATCGGGGTGGGCGGCGCGATCGTCGTCGACGGGGAGCTCCTGCGCGGTGCGCACGGCTTCGCCGGGGAGATCGGGCACGTCGTGGCGGACGCGGAGGGGCCCGAGTGCCGGTGCGGCTCGCGGGGGTGCCTGGAGCAGTACGCCGGGCAGGCGGCCCTGTTGCGGGGTGCCGGGGTCGACGAGCAGGGCGGGCTGCCGGGGGTCGCCGAGCTGGAGCGGCGGGCCGCCGCGGGGGACGCCCGGGCGGTGGCCGCGCTGGAGCGGGCCGGGCGGATGCTGGGTCTGGTGCTGTCGGGCGCGGTGAACCTGCTGGACCCGGACGCGGTGGTGCTGGGCGGGATCTACCGGCCGCTCATGCCGTGGCTGGGCGCGGCGGTTGACCGGGAGCTGGCGCTGCGGGTGGTGTCGGGGCTGTGGGTCGCGGGGGGTGGGCGGCTGCGGGCCTCGTCCTCGTCGGGTGACGCGGCGCGGGGCGCCGCCGCCCTCGTCGTACGGGATGTGATCGCCGATCCGGCGGGGTACGCGGAGCGGGTGGGCACCCCCTAG
- a CDS encoding M20/M25/M40 family metallo-hydrolase — protein MSESNPARTGTGTTGESEVVDLCSELIRIDTSNYGDHSGPGERAAAEYVAEKLAEVGLEPRIIESHPGRASTVARIEGEDPSRPALLIHGHTDVVPANAADWTHHPFSGEIADGCVWGRGAVDMKDMDAMTLAVVRDRLRSGRKPPRDIVLAFLADEEAGGTYGARHLVDKHPDLFEGVTEAIGEVGGFSFTVNEKLRLYLVETAQKGMHWMRLTVDGTAGHGSMTNDDNAITELCDAVARVGRHKWPVRVTKTVRSFLDELSDALGTPLDPEDMETTLAKLGGIAKMVGATLRNSAAPTMLGAGYKVNVIPGQATAHVDGRFLPGYEEEFLADLDRLLGPRVKREDVHADKALETSFDGSLVDAMQTALRAEDPIARAVPYMLSGGTDAKSFDDLGIRCFGFAPLQLPPELDFAGMFHGVDERVPVEGLKFGVRVLDRFIDAG, from the coding sequence GTGAGCGAGTCGAACCCGGCCAGGACCGGTACCGGCACCACCGGCGAGAGCGAGGTCGTGGACCTCTGCAGCGAGCTGATCCGGATCGACACCAGCAACTACGGCGACCACTCGGGCCCGGGGGAGCGCGCGGCGGCCGAGTACGTGGCCGAGAAGCTCGCCGAGGTCGGACTGGAACCGAGGATCATCGAATCCCACCCGGGCAGGGCCTCCACGGTCGCCAGGATCGAGGGTGAGGACCCCTCCCGCCCGGCCCTGCTCATCCACGGCCACACCGACGTCGTCCCCGCCAACGCCGCCGACTGGACACACCACCCGTTCTCCGGCGAGATCGCCGACGGCTGCGTCTGGGGCCGCGGCGCGGTCGACATGAAGGACATGGACGCCATGACCCTCGCCGTGGTCCGCGACCGGCTGCGCAGCGGCCGCAAGCCCCCGCGCGACATCGTCCTCGCGTTCCTCGCCGACGAGGAGGCGGGCGGTACGTACGGGGCGCGCCACCTGGTCGACAAGCACCCGGACCTGTTCGAGGGCGTCACGGAGGCGATCGGCGAGGTCGGCGGCTTCTCCTTCACGGTCAACGAGAAGCTGCGCCTCTACCTCGTGGAGACGGCCCAGAAGGGCATGCACTGGATGCGGCTCACGGTCGACGGCACGGCGGGCCACGGCTCCATGACCAACGACGACAACGCGATCACCGAGCTGTGCGACGCCGTGGCGCGCGTCGGCCGGCACAAGTGGCCGGTCAGGGTCACCAAGACCGTGCGGTCCTTCCTGGACGAGCTGTCCGACGCGCTCGGCACCCCGCTCGACCCGGAGGACATGGAGACGACCCTCGCGAAGCTGGGCGGCATCGCCAAGATGGTGGGCGCCACGCTGCGCAACTCCGCCGCCCCGACGATGCTCGGCGCCGGGTACAAGGTGAACGTCATCCCGGGCCAGGCCACCGCCCATGTCGACGGACGGTTCCTGCCGGGGTACGAGGAGGAGTTCCTGGCCGACCTCGACCGGCTGCTCGGCCCGCGCGTGAAGCGGGAGGACGTCCACGCGGACAAGGCCCTGGAGACCAGCTTCGACGGCTCCCTGGTGGACGCCATGCAGACGGCGCTGCGCGCGGAGGACCCGATCGCCCGGGCCGTGCCGTACATGCTCTCGGGCGGCACCGACGCCAAGTCCTTCGACGACCTCGGCATCCGCTGCTTCGGCTTCGCCCCGCTCCAGCTGCCGCCGGAGCTGGACTTCGCCGGCATGTTCCACGGCGTGGACGAGCGCGTGCCGGTGGAGGGCCTCAAGTTCGGCGTGCGCGTGCTGGACCGTTTCATCGACGCCGGCTGA
- the chpH gene encoding chaplin ChpH → MIKKVVATAAATGGLVLAGAGMAVADAGAQGAAVGSPGVVSGNVVQVPVHVPINACGNTVNVIGLLNPAFGNVCINH, encoded by the coding sequence ATGATCAAGAAGGTTGTCGCGACTGCGGCTGCCACTGGCGGTCTGGTGCTGGCCGGCGCGGGCATGGCCGTCGCCGACGCGGGCGCCCAGGGTGCGGCCGTCGGATCCCCCGGCGTCGTCTCGGGCAACGTCGTCCAGGTGCCGGTCCACGTGCCGATCAACGCCTGCGGCAACACGGTCAACGTCATCGGGCTGCTGAACCCCGCCTTCGGCAACGTCTGCATCAACCACTGA